Below is a window of Acanthochromis polyacanthus isolate Apoly-LR-REF ecotype Palm Island chromosome 15, KAUST_Apoly_ChrSc, whole genome shotgun sequence DNA.
TACTCTTCAACCTCTGACTTTGCTGCCTTCAGTTGTTCTCCTTTATCCTGATTAAACATGTCCTTCACAAACTTAAGAGTTCCTAAAAGATGCTAACCTTGCatgtgctttttctttctcttctccctAAGGTGTTCTGCCCTTCTGAGTACTGCTAACCTGTTTCTCAATTCTGCAACACATTAATTTTCTCCATTTCTTCTTCTGATGCCTTCCTCCACTGCTTCTTTTAACTGCCTCCGTTCCTTTACTAGTCTGTCTATTTCTCTTTAGCGCCTAGACCTTCCTACCTGCACCCTCTCACCTCTGCTGTTAGCAAACACCCCAAATCTCTCCAGACCATAAGAGTAGATCAAGAGGATTGGAACTGAAGATCTCTTTGATCTCAGTGACGACAGAAGACAACACTGCTTCAGTGGCTGCTTGGTCTCCAATGGTGAGAAGGAATTGGACCTGAACCTCAAATAAGAATGGAAACAACAGTCCAAGTGTCCACCAGCTTCACTGCACTGAGTTCAGTCATTGAACAAACTGAATattgtacagtttcatttagcagatgcttttatccaaagagatgaacatctgagagtagaaacaacacGACAAAGGAtccagtcaggagaaaacaacccgGAGAAgatccataaaacaagttcaagtgtgaacaTGGGATGTTTGTTctggtgtttccttttcatcaaCGTCTATCTGAAACATTCTATTGAGTAAAACAGTGGAAAttaaaacagaacctggaaaCAAGACTTCACAGGTTcttacaggttctggttctgtgacgcaggttccaggttgttcagttcctgtagtggaagaGGCCTCATTGAGAGAAACTAGAGCGAAAGGTCAGTAAAACAACTGACCTGAGTCgcacaaatacagaaaacctcccacctcagctgttctgctcatcatgaataaaaacacattttaaatggtcttcagttgaacaggttgatgagtcctgacctgagagcttccagtttacagtgtggactctgtaaaagactctccactcctgaatcctgcaggttgttgttactcaggtccagctctgtcacactggaggactgggagctgaagACTGAGGatagagctccacagcttctctctgacagattacagccactcagtctgaagagacaaaaagcacattatactgatgaaacagcagcaaaatgaaatagtatcttcagtctccaactacttacacaactttcttggaggctttgaccactggcagtagcctcagaagaacctcctctgaagcagagtatttcttcagatcaaacacgtccagatgttcttctgatgacagtaagatgaagcccagagctgaccactgagcaggagacagttcatctgtagacagacgtcctgatctcagggactgttggatctcctccactagagaaacatccttcagttcattcagacagtggaacagattgatgcttctctctgcagacacattctCACTGATTTTCTTCTTGATGTACTTCACTGTTTTCCAattggtctgtgagctacttcttgtctgtgtcagcaggcctcgtagGAGATTGTGATTGGTTGGCAGTGaaagacccaggaggaagcgtaggaacaagtccaggtgtccgtttggactctgtaaggcctcgtccacagctctctggtagaaaactgttggaTCAGGTTTGTTGGAGGCAGTTTGTCGTTGTTCTTCcagcaggttgattccagaggtgatgaaggtctgatggacgtgaagagcagccagaaactcctgaacgctcagatggatgaagcagaacaccttgtcctcgtacagtcctctctcctctttaaagacctgtgtgaacactcctgagtacactgaggctgcttccacatcgatgccacactctgtcaggtcggactcatagaagatcaggtttcctctctgcagctgattaaaagccagttttcccagagactcaatcatcctcctgctgtctggactccagtgtggatctgtctcagctcctccatcatacttgagCGTCTTGACTTTgacctgaaccaccaggtggtggatgaacatctcagtcagggttctgggcagatctcctccatctctgcttctcagcagctcctccagaactgtagcagtgatccagcagaacactgggatgtggcacatgatgtggaggctttgtgacttcttcatgtgggagatgatgctcctggcctgctcctcatctctgaatctcttcctgaagtactcctccttctgtgggtcggtgaaccctctgacctccgtcaccatgtccacacagtcaggagggatctgattggctgctgcaggtcgtgtggttatccagaggcgagcagagggaagcagattccccctgaccaggtttgtcagcagcacatccactgaggtggactctctaacatcagtcaggacctcattgttgtggaagtccagaggaaggcgacactcatccagaccatcaaagatcaacacaacctggaagtatTCAAGgctgcagattcctgctgctttggtttcactgaagaagtgatgaacaagttccatcaagctgaactttctctctttcagcacattcagctctctgaaagtcaatggaaataTGAAGTGGATGCCCTGGTTGCTTTtatcttcagcccagtccagagtcaacttctgtgttaacactgttttcccgatgccagccactccctttgtcatcactgttctgattggtccatctcttcctgGTGAGCCTTTAAggatgtcttctgctctgatgcttctttctgctctgtctgctttcctggatgctgcttcaatctgtctgacctcatgttcatcattgacctctgcagtccctccctctgtgatgtacagctctgtgtagatctcattcaggagggtcttctgtcctgctttagcgatgccctcaaacactctctggaacttcttcttcagaccacGTTTAAGTGCACGTCCACAAACTCCAgcagcaagttctgaatgaaaacacaagaaagaaagagtgaagtaAAAGTGacctggatattaaagcaccaaagtagcaatcaagtgaaggtgacagtttgtccCCTCAAGACTAattgtgtgaagatattctgagactttagtaaatgttctgttgatcagtagcttcagtctttacacaaatcctcttactgctctgcagacagtcagccagcttctcctgcttcatcctcctcaggaacaacactgtgatctgctcaaacatctctctgctgctcctctcatcttcatcatcaccctccaactcctcctcatcctccctctgactctctgaggagcattctgggtaatctgaACTCACaagcttctgcatcttcttcagctccttcttcacaaaagtccccatgttgtcctccagcagctggaacagagaaatgtgtcaatgagtccatcagagtcaaatcatggagccaaacatcagatccatgttggacacactgatagtccactggtctacaaagagcagcatggagacgcctgaaaacaacagatggagaacaacttgttgtccatgaactcaccatgaatatggagtccaggtgatgctgctggacagactgagctctgggaacttctgagttctgctgctccactctgtggatcaacatcaacagttaactctcactttatcacacagagacatatacagggcttaaagtgaaaaataatcctcagcctgaacttttttgcttttgggtTGGGGTACAATCTTGCTAACTAGAAGGAAATTCAGCTATGTGTCTTCACAAACTCAGACTACAGATTATAGGGACGCCAAAAAGGTCAGTAGGTGGAGGTAGTACTCCATCTGACTACAACATGGTGCAAATATGTTTAGCAACTAATCAGTAAAAGACATGGAAAAGGACATTGATTCCCCTGTTAAGCACCATTTgcactatttattctgaaatataaCCATGTAAACAgttacagtgcaaaaaaaattaccatttcttgatttatttttaaagttatttttgcggtgttttgttggctttattgaATAGTCAGAgtggagaggcagacaggaaagcagggaCCAGAAtgggggggaagacatgcagtaaagagCCGTGAGCTGGAATCCAACCCAGGACGCTGTGTTGAGCTATCTGGATGCACCGTTTATTtgaactccaccaaggaacacggcggagttactGTAACGATCATACGTTTGTCCTGCCGTctatttgtctgtgtgcaatTTTACTCAGAAAAAGTGAACCaaagggatttggatgaaattttcagagaagctcagaaatgactcaaggaccaactgatcagattttggcagtgatgtcgCATATAGTCAGGATTCATGAATTTGTTACAGAGttctgtatcactgccagaTAGCaacacagcgtcactgtaaccatggcaacatgtaggctaacatgtaggctaatgTGCAGGCTAAAACTTAGGCTAAC
It encodes the following:
- the LOC127537553 gene encoding NLR family CARD domain-containing protein 3-like; the encoded protein is MLIHRVEQQNSEVPRAQSVQQHHLDSIFMLLEDNMGTFVKKELKKMQKLVSSDYPECSSESQREDEEELEGDDEDERSSREMFEQITVLFLRRMKQEKLADCLQSKLAAGVCGRALKRGLKKKFQRVFEGIAKAGQKTLLNEIYTELYITEGGTAEVNDEHEVRQIEAASRKADRAERSIRAEDILKGSPGRDGPIRTVMTKGVAGIGKTVLTQKLTLDWAEDKSNQGIHFIFPLTFRELNVLKERKFSLMELVHHFFSETKAAGICSLEYFQVVLIFDGLDECRLPLDFHNNEVLTDVRESTSVDVLLTNLVRGNLLPSARLWITTRPAAANQIPPDCVDMVTEVRGFTDPQKEEYFRKRFRDEEQARSIISHMKKSQSLHIMCHIPVFCWITATVLEELLRSRDGGDLPRTLTEMFIHHLVVQVKVKTLKYDGGAETDPHWSPDSRRMIESLGKLAFNQLQRGNLIFYESDLTECGIDVEAASVYSGVFTQVFKEERGLYEDKVFCFIHLSVQEFLAALHVHQTFITSGINLLEEQRQTASNKPDPTVFYQRAVDEALQSPNGHLDLFLRFLLGLSLPTNHNLLRGLLTQTRSSSQTNWKTVKYIKKKISENVSAERSINLFHCLNELKDVSLVEEIQQSLRSGRLSTDELSPAQWSALGFILLSSEEHLDVFDLKKYSASEEVLLRLLPVVKASKKVVLSGCNLSERSCGALSSVFSSQSSSVTELDLSNNNLQDSGVESLLQSPHCKLEALRLSGCNLSERSCRALSSVLSSQSSSVTELDLTNNNLQDSGVESLYAGLKSPHCKLEALRLSGCLVTVEGCASLASALSLKTSNLRELDLSYNHPGDSGEKMLRAKVEDPHCRLETLRVTPAGVRWLTPGLRKYSCQLTVDTNTVNRRLKLSDNNRKVTLVEEDQLYPDHPDRFDFYPQLLCRTGLTGRCYWEVEWRGMVNISMSYRGIRRKGDIDCLFGCNDQSWSLICSDYDGYSVIHNNSQTSIRSSSVSHRVSVYVDVPAGTLSFYRVSSDSLIHLHTFNTTFTQTLFPGFRLYSGSSSVSLC